The Camelus bactrianus isolate YW-2024 breed Bactrian camel chromosome 32, ASM4877302v1, whole genome shotgun sequence genome includes a region encoding these proteins:
- the CMKLR1 gene encoding chemerin-like receptor 1 isoform X1, whose protein sequence is MGVCTARLLATGLYHLSAPEMYHLSAPEMKEEVPTPQVDLQRMENEDYNGSFADEYEYSEDLDSILVLEDLSPLEGRVVRIFLVVVYSIVCFLGLLGNGLVIVIAAFKMKKTVNSVWFLNLAVADFLFNVFLPIHIAYAAMDYHWVFGTAMCKISNFLLIHNMYTSVFLLTIISFDRCISVLLPVWSQNHRSIRLAYMACMVIWVLAFFLSSPSLVFRDTAHLHGKISCFNNFSLSAASSASWPDHRHVDPVGFGRHMVVTITRFLCGFLIPVLIITACYITIVYKLRHNRLAKTKKPFKIIVTIIITFFLCWCPYHTLYLLELHHRAMSGSVFSLGVPLATAVAIANSCMNPILYVFMGQDFKKFKVALFSRLINALSEDTGHSSYPSHRSFTKMSSMNERETSML, encoded by the coding sequence AGAATGGAGAATGAGGATTACAACGGCTCCTTCGCCGATGAGTATGAGTACTCCGAGGATTTAGACTCCATCCTGGTTTTGGAGGATTTATCTCCCCTGGAAGGCAGGGTGGTCAGGATCTTCCTGGTGGTGGTCTACAGCATCGTCTGTTTCCTTGGGCTCTTGGGCAATGGTTTGGTCATCGTCATCGCCGCCTTCAAGATGAAGAAGACGGTGAACAGTGTCTGGTTCCTCAACCTGGCTGTGGCGGATTTCCTGTTCAACGTCTTCCTCCCGATCCACATCGCCTACGCCGCCATGGACTACCACTGGGTGTTCGGGACGGCCATGTGCAAGATCAGCAACTTCCTGCTCATCCACAACATGTACACCAGCGTCTTCCTGCTGACCATCATCAGCTTCGACCGCTGCATCTCTGTGCTTCTCCCCGTCTGGTCCCAGAACCACCGCAGCATCCGGCTGGCTTACATGGCCTGCATGGTGATCTGGGTCCTGGCTTTCTTCCTGAGTTCCCCATCCCTCGTCTTCCGGGACACGGCCCACCTGCACGGGAAAATATCCTGCTTTAATAACTTCAGCCTGTCCGCCGCCAGCTCTGCCTCGTGGCCCGATCACCGCCACGTGGACCCTGTGGGGTTCGGCCGGCACATGGTGGTGACCATCACCCGTTTCctctgtggcttcctgatccCGGTCCTCATCATCACTGCCTGCTACATCACCATCGTCTACAAGCTGCGGCACAACCGCCTGGCCAAGACCAAGAAGCCCTTCAAGATCATCGTGACCATCATCATCACCTTCTTCCTCTGCTGGTGCCCCTACCACACACTGTACCTCCTGGAGCTCCACCACCGCGCCATGTCGGGCTCCGTCTTCAGCCTCGGTGTGCCCTTGGCCACTGCCGTCGCCATTGCCAACAGCTGCATGAACCCCATCCTGTACGTCTTCATGGGTCAGGACTTCAAGAAGTTCAAGGTGGCCCTCTTCTCCCGTCTCATCAATGCTCTGAGTGAGGACACGGGCCACTCCTCCTACCCCAGCCACAGGAGCTTTACCAAGATGTCATCCATGAATGAGAGGGAGACCAGCATGCTCTGA
- the CMKLR1 gene encoding chemerin-like receptor 1 isoform X2, which yields MQGLIKRMENEDYNGSFADEYEYSEDLDSILVLEDLSPLEGRVVRIFLVVVYSIVCFLGLLGNGLVIVIAAFKMKKTVNSVWFLNLAVADFLFNVFLPIHIAYAAMDYHWVFGTAMCKISNFLLIHNMYTSVFLLTIISFDRCISVLLPVWSQNHRSIRLAYMACMVIWVLAFFLSSPSLVFRDTAHLHGKISCFNNFSLSAASSASWPDHRHVDPVGFGRHMVVTITRFLCGFLIPVLIITACYITIVYKLRHNRLAKTKKPFKIIVTIIITFFLCWCPYHTLYLLELHHRAMSGSVFSLGVPLATAVAIANSCMNPILYVFMGQDFKKFKVALFSRLINALSEDTGHSSYPSHRSFTKMSSMNERETSML from the coding sequence AGAATGGAGAATGAGGATTACAACGGCTCCTTCGCCGATGAGTATGAGTACTCCGAGGATTTAGACTCCATCCTGGTTTTGGAGGATTTATCTCCCCTGGAAGGCAGGGTGGTCAGGATCTTCCTGGTGGTGGTCTACAGCATCGTCTGTTTCCTTGGGCTCTTGGGCAATGGTTTGGTCATCGTCATCGCCGCCTTCAAGATGAAGAAGACGGTGAACAGTGTCTGGTTCCTCAACCTGGCTGTGGCGGATTTCCTGTTCAACGTCTTCCTCCCGATCCACATCGCCTACGCCGCCATGGACTACCACTGGGTGTTCGGGACGGCCATGTGCAAGATCAGCAACTTCCTGCTCATCCACAACATGTACACCAGCGTCTTCCTGCTGACCATCATCAGCTTCGACCGCTGCATCTCTGTGCTTCTCCCCGTCTGGTCCCAGAACCACCGCAGCATCCGGCTGGCTTACATGGCCTGCATGGTGATCTGGGTCCTGGCTTTCTTCCTGAGTTCCCCATCCCTCGTCTTCCGGGACACGGCCCACCTGCACGGGAAAATATCCTGCTTTAATAACTTCAGCCTGTCCGCCGCCAGCTCTGCCTCGTGGCCCGATCACCGCCACGTGGACCCTGTGGGGTTCGGCCGGCACATGGTGGTGACCATCACCCGTTTCctctgtggcttcctgatccCGGTCCTCATCATCACTGCCTGCTACATCACCATCGTCTACAAGCTGCGGCACAACCGCCTGGCCAAGACCAAGAAGCCCTTCAAGATCATCGTGACCATCATCATCACCTTCTTCCTCTGCTGGTGCCCCTACCACACACTGTACCTCCTGGAGCTCCACCACCGCGCCATGTCGGGCTCCGTCTTCAGCCTCGGTGTGCCCTTGGCCACTGCCGTCGCCATTGCCAACAGCTGCATGAACCCCATCCTGTACGTCTTCATGGGTCAGGACTTCAAGAAGTTCAAGGTGGCCCTCTTCTCCCGTCTCATCAATGCTCTGAGTGAGGACACGGGCCACTCCTCCTACCCCAGCCACAGGAGCTTTACCAAGATGTCATCCATGAATGAGAGGGAGACCAGCATGCTCTGA
- the CMKLR1 gene encoding chemerin-like receptor 1 isoform X3, with amino-acid sequence MENEDYNGSFADEYEYSEDLDSILVLEDLSPLEGRVVRIFLVVVYSIVCFLGLLGNGLVIVIAAFKMKKTVNSVWFLNLAVADFLFNVFLPIHIAYAAMDYHWVFGTAMCKISNFLLIHNMYTSVFLLTIISFDRCISVLLPVWSQNHRSIRLAYMACMVIWVLAFFLSSPSLVFRDTAHLHGKISCFNNFSLSAASSASWPDHRHVDPVGFGRHMVVTITRFLCGFLIPVLIITACYITIVYKLRHNRLAKTKKPFKIIVTIIITFFLCWCPYHTLYLLELHHRAMSGSVFSLGVPLATAVAIANSCMNPILYVFMGQDFKKFKVALFSRLINALSEDTGHSSYPSHRSFTKMSSMNERETSML; translated from the coding sequence ATGGAGAATGAGGATTACAACGGCTCCTTCGCCGATGAGTATGAGTACTCCGAGGATTTAGACTCCATCCTGGTTTTGGAGGATTTATCTCCCCTGGAAGGCAGGGTGGTCAGGATCTTCCTGGTGGTGGTCTACAGCATCGTCTGTTTCCTTGGGCTCTTGGGCAATGGTTTGGTCATCGTCATCGCCGCCTTCAAGATGAAGAAGACGGTGAACAGTGTCTGGTTCCTCAACCTGGCTGTGGCGGATTTCCTGTTCAACGTCTTCCTCCCGATCCACATCGCCTACGCCGCCATGGACTACCACTGGGTGTTCGGGACGGCCATGTGCAAGATCAGCAACTTCCTGCTCATCCACAACATGTACACCAGCGTCTTCCTGCTGACCATCATCAGCTTCGACCGCTGCATCTCTGTGCTTCTCCCCGTCTGGTCCCAGAACCACCGCAGCATCCGGCTGGCTTACATGGCCTGCATGGTGATCTGGGTCCTGGCTTTCTTCCTGAGTTCCCCATCCCTCGTCTTCCGGGACACGGCCCACCTGCACGGGAAAATATCCTGCTTTAATAACTTCAGCCTGTCCGCCGCCAGCTCTGCCTCGTGGCCCGATCACCGCCACGTGGACCCTGTGGGGTTCGGCCGGCACATGGTGGTGACCATCACCCGTTTCctctgtggcttcctgatccCGGTCCTCATCATCACTGCCTGCTACATCACCATCGTCTACAAGCTGCGGCACAACCGCCTGGCCAAGACCAAGAAGCCCTTCAAGATCATCGTGACCATCATCATCACCTTCTTCCTCTGCTGGTGCCCCTACCACACACTGTACCTCCTGGAGCTCCACCACCGCGCCATGTCGGGCTCCGTCTTCAGCCTCGGTGTGCCCTTGGCCACTGCCGTCGCCATTGCCAACAGCTGCATGAACCCCATCCTGTACGTCTTCATGGGTCAGGACTTCAAGAAGTTCAAGGTGGCCCTCTTCTCCCGTCTCATCAATGCTCTGAGTGAGGACACGGGCCACTCCTCCTACCCCAGCCACAGGAGCTTTACCAAGATGTCATCCATGAATGAGAGGGAGACCAGCATGCTCTGA